DNA sequence from the Sinorhizobium alkalisoli genome:
GAGAATGCGATCAGCGTCGACATCGACCAACCGCTCGAAGCGATCGTCGACAGCATCGCCACCCAACTTGGAGGAACGGAAAGATGAACAGAGTCGCCTTGATCGGCGCCGGCGCCATGGGCGGTGCCATCGGCACGCGCCTCATTGAGACCGGGAATGAATTGACGGTCTTCGATCTCGACGCCGAAAAGGTGCGGCAATTGGTGGACAAGGGCGCCACCGCGGCGACAAGCGCGGCGCAGGCGGCGTCCCGCTCCGACTATGTCGTTCTCAGCCTCAATTCGGCAAAGATCGTCCATGCAGTGGTTTTCGGCCCGGGCGGCGTGGCGGAGGGCGCCGAACCAGGAACGCTCATCATCGACATGTCCTCCATCGACCCGGAGTCGACGAAGGCGATGGCGTCGAAAGCGGCCGAGGCGCGCCTGCGCTGGGTCGATAGCCCACTTTCCGGCGGCGCCCCCAAGGCGCTGATTGGTGAGTTGACGCTGATGGCGGGCGGCCACGGGCAGGATGTGGCGGATGCCCATCAGGTGCTGAAACATGTCGCCTCGAACTACACCCACATGGGTCCGTCAGGCGCCGGCCAGACGACCAAGCTGATCAACCAGGTCCTCTGCGGACTCAATTTCCTTGCGGTGGCCGAGGCCACCCAACTTGCGCTCGACGCCGGCGTCGACGCGGCCAAGATTCCGCAAGCGCTAAAAGGCGGGCGTGCCGACAGCGCGATCCTGCAGGAATACATGCCGCGCTTCGTCGCCAGGGATTACCGCCGCACCGGCCGCATCGACAACATGGTCAAGGACCTGAACGGCGCCCAGGATCTTGCACGCCGGACCAATACGACCATGCCGCTGACGGCGGTCTGCGCCGAAGTACACCGGATGCTGACCGCCGCCGGCCTCGGCGGCGAGGACCAGGCCGCGCTGATGGAATACTTCAAGGGACCGAACAAGGAGAATTTCGGATGATCACACGTTATGCGCTGTTCGAAGGAAAGGTGAAGGAAGGTGAGACGGATGCCTTTCGCGCAGCCGTCCTGGAAAACATCGTACC
Encoded proteins:
- a CDS encoding NAD(P)-dependent oxidoreductase codes for the protein MNRVALIGAGAMGGAIGTRLIETGNELTVFDLDAEKVRQLVDKGATAATSAAQAASRSDYVVLSLNSAKIVHAVVFGPGGVAEGAEPGTLIIDMSSIDPESTKAMASKAAEARLRWVDSPLSGGAPKALIGELTLMAGGHGQDVADAHQVLKHVASNYTHMGPSGAGQTTKLINQVLCGLNFLAVAEATQLALDAGVDAAKIPQALKGGRADSAILQEYMPRFVARDYRRTGRIDNMVKDLNGAQDLARRTNTTMPLTAVCAEVHRMLTAAGLGGEDQAALMEYFKGPNKENFG